In Trichoderma asperellum chromosome 1, complete sequence, a single window of DNA contains:
- a CDS encoding uncharacterized protein (EggNog:ENOG41): MMEKQSIAQSMASAKAPSHEQQGNSLLQNDGEKDEANRKKTGTTRKRTKTGCLTCRRRRIKCDEGRPVCNNCIKSRRDCEGYSQRVIFKEPLGSFSSPFSQGIYSSGPSGIAGDPLSTHPGRQPSRGLFPAIAPRPPSFDHHQHVVPLQSAVAPYQHPFHQGTLLQNAPGYNMGPNQYFQAPYSAQFPNPLLATEANGGPGYFATAPSEALFFPVPDRATTHDAISNFGSLNGDNGLSAYPGAAIPQPLNNQWEHDMLDDEASIPDSDDDMPDIRRNMPPIKNMVSERWTLNAEDASIFSALAQNDDVLAYMETPYSAEYWASGLNMVFTHFINVTGPGISIFEGNISCASERGKSRTAAGSGQSLWSYAVPTLALQHLGLFHAMLALASLQLAKLRDSPPTAALKHYHCAIRRVAKSVKSPSKRTQPATLAATLLLGYFEVWSSDHTKWCNHLFGARILFREMSLGDMTRLCFPVKRMRQGQEATGYQLGHISSQFYGSHQQPVSPQGGLNSLDYDFIHAITGLTVTPEDYGEGERQPSDKRNAPATDEEIEKYDIICDLFWWYCKMDVYQSILGGTKLFMEYECWTQIPPRAPFSTYSAAYGTYDHLILLLGRLSDFVSKDLFRKQKAIEAQGGGAGAGSPTMFPGMFPTFGKVQAPMGFSPPRDDTPQSDSQDDIDPEASYEAALQEWNSIYRSFEIFKSHLGPGFQPINDEFGDKKGTRTPFGNAIYFKTYSIAGIWMNYYMGFIHLYRSHPSMPPVAMRAAGLMAKQTAGFALKIGQIAFGLAADCSEYAEINTYLGAALIESSFCVFVAGIQYKETAQREWVIQRMHDIARLTGWQSAMQIACGCESAWIKASTMGGPEYSRPTIINDFPSSIWKNPRRIDKKIDELESNDERRTRETRITRRFKLTTGIECVML; encoded by the exons ATGATGGAAAAGCAATCCATCGCACAATCTATGGCATCAGCAAAGGCTCCCTCGCATGAGCAGCAAGGGAACTCTTTGCTGCAAAATGACGGAGAGAAGGACGAGGCGAATCGCAAAAAGACAGGCACTACCAGGAAGCGAACCAAGACCGGCTGTCTCA CTTGTCGTAGGAGGCGAATTAAATGCGACGAAGGCAGGCCAGTTTGCAACAACTGCATCAAGTCCAGACGCGATTGCGAAGGGTATAGTCAAAGAGTCATATTTAAGGAACCTCTTGGCTCTTTTTCGTCCCCTTTCAGCCAAGGCATCTATTCCTCTGGTCCATCGGGCATCGCAGGTGATCCGCTGTCCACGCATCCCGGCAGGCAGCCATCAAGGGGGCTATTTCCGGCTATTGCGCCGAGACCTCCTTCATttgatcatcatcaacacgtCGTGCCTCTTCAATCGGCTGTAGCACCATACCAGCATCCATTTCATCAAGGGACATTGTTACAAAACGCACCAGGCTACAATATGGGTCCAAATCAATATTTTCAGGCTCCATATAGCGCACAGTTCCCTAACCCACTGCTTGCAACGGAAGCCAATGGAGGACCTGGCTACTTTGCCACTGCTCCTTCCgaggccctttttttccctgtcCCAGATAGAGCTACAACTCATGACGCGATTTCCAATTTCGGCAGTTTAAATGGTGATAATGGGCTCAGTGCCTACCCAGGCGCCGCTATTCCCCAGCCCCTGAATAACCAGTGGGAACATGATATGTTGGATGATGAAGCCTCTATACCAGATTCTGATGACGATATGCCGGATATTAGAAGAAATATGCCACCCATAAAGAACATGGTATCAGAGCGCTGGACTTTGAATGCTGAAGACGCCAGCATCTTTTCAGCCCTTGCCCAGAATGATGATGTATTGGCGTACATGGAAACCCCCTATTCTGCTGAATACTGGGCTAGTGGCCTAAACATGGTCTTCACGCACTTTATCAATGTCACTGGGCCTGGAATCTCAATTTTTGAAGGAAACATATCTTGTGCGTCAGAGAGAGGTAAAAGCAggacagcagcaggatcTGGACAGAGTTTGTGGAGCT ACGCCGTTCCAACCCTGGCACTCCAGCATCTAGGGCTTTTTCATGCTATGCTCGCGTTGGCAAGTCTCCAGCTAGCCAAACTTCGAGACAGCCCTCCGACAGCAGCACTGAAGCATTACCATTGCGCTATTCGCCGTGTAGCCAAGAGTGTAAAGTCGCCGTCTAAGAGAACTCAGCCGGCAACCCTTGCCGCCACTCTCTTGCTGGGATACTTTGAAGTTTGGTCGTCTGATCATACCAAGTGGTGCAATCATCTATTCGGTGCTAGGATTTTGTTCCGCGAGATGTCCTTAGGGGACATGACTCGATTATGCTTCCCCGTAAAGCGTATgcgccaaggccaagaagccaCTGGATATCAACTGGGCCACATAAGCTCCCAATTTTATGGCTCTCATCAGCAGCCAGTATCACCACAGGGTGGACTCAATTCTCTGGATTACGACTTTATACATGCTATAACAGGACTCACCGTAACTCCTGAAGATTACGGCGAAGGAGAGAGACAGCCTTCGGACAAAAGGAATGCTCCAGCAACCGATGAAGAGATTGAAAAATATGACATTATTTGCGATCTCTTCTGGTGGTACTGTAAAATGGACGTATATCAAAGCATACTAGGGGGCACTAAGTTATT TATGGAATATGAATGCTGGACACAGATTCCTCCAAGAGCCCCCTTCTCAACATATTCTGCGGC GTATGGAACATATGATCATTTGATCTTGTTGCTCGGGCGGCTTTCAGACTTTGTTTCGAAAGATTTATTTCGGAAGCAGAAAGCCATAGAGGCTCAAGGTGGCGGAGCGGGAGCTGGATCCCCAACTATGTTTCCGGGCATGTTTCCAACCTTTGGTAAAGTACAAGCGCCCATGGGCTTTAGTCCTCCGCGAGACGACACACCACAGAGCGATTCCCAAGACGATATTGATCCCGAAGCAAGCTACGAAGCTGCGCTCCAGGAGTGGAATAGCATTTATCGCTCGTTTGAGATTTTCAAGAGTCATCTTGGCCCCGGATTTCAGCCTATCAATGACGAATTCGGTGataaaaaaggaacaagGACGCCTTTTGGCAATGCCATTTACTTCAAGACATATTCCATCGCCGGCATCTGGATGAATTATTACATGGGATTCATCCATCTGTATCGAAGCCACCCCTCGATGCCTCCAGTGGCAATGAGGGCAGCAGGGCTAATGGCAAAGCAGACGGCGGGATTTGCCCTCAAGATTGGACAAATTGCCTTTGGACTTGCAGCAGATTGTTCTGAGTATGCAGAGATAAACACCTATCTTGGTGCTGCTCTTATTGAGAGCTCTTTTTGTGTCTTTGTTGCAGGGATACAA TATAAAGAAACAGCGCAGAGAGAATGGGTTATCCAGAGAATGCATGACATCGCGCGCCTCACAGGATGGCAGTCCGCCATGCAAATTGCCTGTGGATGTGAATCTGCATGGATCAAAGCAAGCACAATGGGTGGGCCAGAATATTCGCGACCAACAATTATCAATGATTTCCCATCTTCCATATGGAAAAACCCTCGCCGAATTGATAAGAAAATCGACGAATTAGAGTCAAACGATGAACGGCG AACTCGCGAGACTCGAATTACGAGACGATTTAAACTAACGACCGGTATAGAATGCGTGATGTTGTAG
- the PUP2 gene encoding proteasome component pup2 (BUSCO:EOG092D3J6B~MEROPS:MER0047611) codes for MFMARSEYDRGINTFSPEGRLFQVEYSLEAIKLGSTAIGIATSEGVVLGVEKRVTSSLLETSSVEKIVEIDRHIGCAMSGLQADARSMIEHARVECQSHAFNYNESLSVESCTQAICDLALRFGEGADGEETIMSRPFGVALLIAGFDENGPQLFHAEPSGTFYRFDAKAIGSGSEGAQAELQNEYHKSLTITDAETLVLKTLKQVMEEKLDSKNVQLASVTKDKGFRIYTDDEMAAVVDRLPSN; via the exons ATGTTTATGGCAAGATCTGAATACG ATCGGGGTATCAATACCTTCTCCCCCGAAGGTCGTCTCTTCCAGGTCGAATACTCTCTCGAGGCAATCAAGCTCGGTTCCACCGCCATCGGTATCGCCACCTCCGAAGGCGTCGTTCTGGGTGTCGAAAAACGAGTCACCTCCTCCCTCCTTGAAACCTCCTCCGTCGAGAAGATCGTCGAGATCGACCGCCACATTGGCTGCGCCATGTCTGGCCTCCAGGCCGACGCCCGGTCCATGATCGAGCACGCCCGCGTCGAGTGCCAGAGCCACGCCTTCAACTACAACGAGTCACTGAGTGTCGAGAGCTGCACGCAGGCCATCTGTGACCTCGCTCTTCGCTTCGGCGAGGGTGCTGACGGAGAGGAGACCATCATGAGCCGGCCCTTTGGCGTTGCGCTTCTCATTGCGGGATTCGATGAGAACGGACCCCAGTTGTTCCACGCAGAGCCCAGTGGCACCTTTTATCGATTCGATGCCAAGGCCATAGGATCAGGCTCGGAGGGAGCCCAGGCAGAGCTGCAGAACGAATACCACAAG TCTTTAACAATTACTGATGCAGAGACCCTGGTTCTCAAGACGCTGAAACAAGTAATGGAAGAGAAACTGGACTCAAAAAACGTGCAGCTAGCCAGTGTGACCAAAGACAAGGGCTTCAGAATATACACcgatgatgagatggcggCCGTTGTCGATCGACTACCATCAAACTAA
- a CDS encoding uncharacterized protein (BUSCO:EOG092D1CM1), translated as MDITSFIIQGRDKALLYGDYSTYHGQLSKRLLNSRRKLGTVTKNRGKFRKAEQATAEEVRTNNEHVYLLLLTSERAWAQAMSIKAAHSIDQRGIVGRARSHIVSRLEKAARSAEQVVRILSQIDISGATITDVLEAQAYASLIRGAMQFEKNSWEACLRSYATTYVIYNALATASKSDLYKDLLSETVEPSIRFAAYQLKTPRTVSVATLAKNAFPRSDDTLVQEINRIDATLLGEAQPESTNNIAGSETAPQTLNWRRHQVQIEDAQIATAWSTVSEAKERLSQAVAKSQDKGLHEVAAAYDEILIATQDAVDAAKQAIDDVKADGVSQSDPRMQRLQITRTAVNYEMISWRIGRNRVLTGPHDGATEEYGSLRRRKKKDATSEDAKKERELPSGKKLAKLKEKGALYDGILQNLESIRELPGVAADEELAARIEAYEQYFIALKHLAVARSHAIIGNSANALALINRALSFSLKAVAKLPNTETPSDELPLSLDISPASVKFLEQVVDGELQRHRAIVHVDNLRKKQAQGDEYQSHAPLVEKLHEYPIGGANLNNIVEFPPRLEVMPVKPIFLDVAWNYIQYPQKEVQVDDQAAPAAEAEKPAQKRGWFGFGR; from the exons ATGGACATCACTAGCTTCATCATCCAGGGCCGCGACAAGGCCCTGCTCTATGGCGATTACTCCACCTACCACGGCCAGCTGTCCAAACGCCTCCTCAACTCGCGCAGGAAGCTGGGCACCGTCACCAAGAATCGAGGCAAGTTCCGCAAGGCCGAGCAAGCTACCGCCGAGGAGGTCAGGACAAACAATGA GCATGTCTACCTGCTCCTCCTTACCAGCGAACGTGCCTGGGCCCAGGCAATGAGCATCAAGGCCGCTCATTCGATTGACCAGAGGGGAATTGTTGGCCGTGCTCGGTCCCACATCGTCTCGCGGCTCGAGAAAGCAGCTCGAAGTGCCGAGCAGGTTGTCCGCATCCTTTCGCAGATCGACATCAGTGGTGCCACCATCACCGATGTTCTCGAAGCTCAGGCATATGCGTCCCTCATTCGGGGCGCCATGCAGTTCGAAAAAAACAGCTGGGAGGCTTGTTTGAGGAGCTATGCTACGACATATGTCATCTACAATGCGCTGGCTACCGCTAGTAAAAGCGACTTGTACAAGGATTTGCTCTCTGAGACCGTAGAGCCATCAATCCGGTTTGCTGCGTATCAGCTCAAGACACCTCGAACAGTCTCAGTTGCAACCCTTGCCAAGAACGCCTTCCCGCGATCAGACGACACTCTAGTCCAGGAAATCAACCGAATTGATGCCACTCTTCTCGGCGAGGCGCAGCCAGAGTCGACAAATAACATTGCAGGAAGTGAAACTGCTCCCCAGACACTCAATTGGCGCCGTCACCAAGTCCAAATTGAGGACGCCCAAATAGCCACAGCTTGGTCAACTGTTAGTGAAGCCAAAGAGAGGCTTTCACAGGCTGTGGCCAAATCTCAGGACAAGGGTCTCCACGAGGTAGCTGCTGCTTATGACGAAATCTTAATAGCAACCcaagatgctgttgatgcCGCAAAACAAGCAATTGATGATGTCAAGGCAGACGGCGTCAGCCAAAGCGACCCTAGAATGCAACGGTTACAGATTACACGCACGGCAGTCAACTATGAAATGATCAGCTGGAGAATCGGTCGTAACCGCGTTCTTACGGGTCCTCATGATGGAGCTACAGAGGAATATGGCTCactgaggaggagaaagaagaaggacgcaACATCAGAGGAtgcgaagaaagagagagaattgCCATCtggcaagaagctggccaagctcaaggagaaggGTGCTCTTTACGATGGAATTCTTCAGAACTTGGAGTCCATTAGAGAGCTGCCTGGCGtggctgctgatgaagaACTTGCTGCGCGGATTGAAGCTTACGAACAATACTTTATCGCGTTAAA ACACCTCGCCGTCGCCCGGTCACACGCCATCATTGGCAACTCTGCCAACGCCTTGGCTCTTATCAACCGTGCTCTGAGCTTCAGCCTAAAGGCAGTTGCCAAGCTTCCAAACACAGAGACCCCTTCTGACGAGCTCCCCTTGAGCCTTGACATATCTCCCGCCTCCGTCAAATTTTTAGAACAAGTGGTTGACGGCGAGCTGCAACGCCACCGTGCTATCGTCCACGTCGACAACCTGCGGAAGAAACAGGCTCAAGGCGATGAGTATCAAAGCCACGCTCCTCTAGTCGAGAAGCTGCACGAATATCCCATCGGTGGGGCCAACCTCAACAACATTGTCGAGTTCCCTCCGAGGCTGGAGGTAATGCCCGTCAAGCCCATTTTCCTCGATGTTGCCTGGAATTACATTCAATATCCCCAAAAGGAGGTTCAGGTGGACGATCAAgctgctcctgctgctgaggctgagaaacCTGCTCAGAAGAGAGGCTGGTTTGGCTTTGGGAGGTGA
- a CDS encoding uncharacterized protein (EggNog:ENOG41) yields MMEKQSIAQSMASAKAPSHEQQGNSLLQNDGEKDEANRKKTGTTRKRTKTGCLTCRRRRIKCDEGRPVCNNCIKSRRDCEGYSQRVIFKEPLGSFSSPFSQGIYSSGPSGIAGDPLSTHPGRQPSRGLFPAIAPRPPSFDHHQHVVPLQSAVAPYQHPFHQGTLLQNAPGYNMGPNQYFQAPYSAQFPNPLLATEANGGPGYFATAPSEALFFPVPDRATTHDAISNFGSLNGDNGLSAYPGAAIPQPLNNQWEHDMLDDEASIPDSDDDMPDIRRNMPPIKNMVSERWTLNAEDASIFSALAQNDDVLAYMETPYSAEYWASGLNMVFTHFINVTGPGISIFEGNISCASERGKSRTAAGSGQSLWSYAVPTLALQHLGLFHAMLALASLQLAKLRDSPPTAALKHYHCAIRRVAKSVKSPSKRTQPATLAATLLLGYFEVWSSDHTKWCNHLFGARILFREMSLGDMTRLCFPVKRMRQGQEATGYQLGHISSQFYGSHQQPVSPQGGLNSLDYDFIHAITGLTVTPEDYGEGERQPSDKRNAPATDEEIEKYDIICDLFWWYCKMDVYQSILGGTKLFMEYECWTQIPPRAPFSTYSAAYGTYDHLILLLGRLSDFVSKDLFRKQKAIEAQGGGAGAGSPTMFPGMFPTFGKVQAPMGFSPPRDDTPQSDSQDDIDPEASYEAALQEWNSIYRSFEIFKSHLGPGFQPINDEFGDKKGTRTPFGNAIYFKTYSIAGIWMNYYMGFIHLYRSHPSMPPVAMRAAGLMAKQTAGFALKIGQIAFGLAADCSEYAEINTYLGAALIESSFCVFVAGIQYKETAQREWVIQRMHDIARLTGWQSAMQIACGCESAWIKASTMGGPEYSRPTIINDFPSSIWKNPRRIDKKIDELESNDERRLVLAKAERTHYAIGILAIETELARLELRDDLN; encoded by the exons ATGATGGAAAAGCAATCCATCGCACAATCTATGGCATCAGCAAAGGCTCCCTCGCATGAGCAGCAAGGGAACTCTTTGCTGCAAAATGACGGAGAGAAGGACGAGGCGAATCGCAAAAAGACAGGCACTACCAGGAAGCGAACCAAGACCGGCTGTCTCA CTTGTCGTAGGAGGCGAATTAAATGCGACGAAGGCAGGCCAGTTTGCAACAACTGCATCAAGTCCAGACGCGATTGCGAAGGGTATAGTCAAAGAGTCATATTTAAGGAACCTCTTGGCTCTTTTTCGTCCCCTTTCAGCCAAGGCATCTATTCCTCTGGTCCATCGGGCATCGCAGGTGATCCGCTGTCCACGCATCCCGGCAGGCAGCCATCAAGGGGGCTATTTCCGGCTATTGCGCCGAGACCTCCTTCATttgatcatcatcaacacgtCGTGCCTCTTCAATCGGCTGTAGCACCATACCAGCATCCATTTCATCAAGGGACATTGTTACAAAACGCACCAGGCTACAATATGGGTCCAAATCAATATTTTCAGGCTCCATATAGCGCACAGTTCCCTAACCCACTGCTTGCAACGGAAGCCAATGGAGGACCTGGCTACTTTGCCACTGCTCCTTCCgaggccctttttttccctgtcCCAGATAGAGCTACAACTCATGACGCGATTTCCAATTTCGGCAGTTTAAATGGTGATAATGGGCTCAGTGCCTACCCAGGCGCCGCTATTCCCCAGCCCCTGAATAACCAGTGGGAACATGATATGTTGGATGATGAAGCCTCTATACCAGATTCTGATGACGATATGCCGGATATTAGAAGAAATATGCCACCCATAAAGAACATGGTATCAGAGCGCTGGACTTTGAATGCTGAAGACGCCAGCATCTTTTCAGCCCTTGCCCAGAATGATGATGTATTGGCGTACATGGAAACCCCCTATTCTGCTGAATACTGGGCTAGTGGCCTAAACATGGTCTTCACGCACTTTATCAATGTCACTGGGCCTGGAATCTCAATTTTTGAAGGAAACATATCTTGTGCGTCAGAGAGAGGTAAAAGCAggacagcagcaggatcTGGACAGAGTTTGTGGAGCT ACGCCGTTCCAACCCTGGCACTCCAGCATCTAGGGCTTTTTCATGCTATGCTCGCGTTGGCAAGTCTCCAGCTAGCCAAACTTCGAGACAGCCCTCCGACAGCAGCACTGAAGCATTACCATTGCGCTATTCGCCGTGTAGCCAAGAGTGTAAAGTCGCCGTCTAAGAGAACTCAGCCGGCAACCCTTGCCGCCACTCTCTTGCTGGGATACTTTGAAGTTTGGTCGTCTGATCATACCAAGTGGTGCAATCATCTATTCGGTGCTAGGATTTTGTTCCGCGAGATGTCCTTAGGGGACATGACTCGATTATGCTTCCCCGTAAAGCGTATgcgccaaggccaagaagccaCTGGATATCAACTGGGCCACATAAGCTCCCAATTTTATGGCTCTCATCAGCAGCCAGTATCACCACAGGGTGGACTCAATTCTCTGGATTACGACTTTATACATGCTATAACAGGACTCACCGTAACTCCTGAAGATTACGGCGAAGGAGAGAGACAGCCTTCGGACAAAAGGAATGCTCCAGCAACCGATGAAGAGATTGAAAAATATGACATTATTTGCGATCTCTTCTGGTGGTACTGTAAAATGGACGTATATCAAAGCATACTAGGGGGCACTAAGTTATT TATGGAATATGAATGCTGGACACAGATTCCTCCAAGAGCCCCCTTCTCAACATATTCTGCGGC GTATGGAACATATGATCATTTGATCTTGTTGCTCGGGCGGCTTTCAGACTTTGTTTCGAAAGATTTATTTCGGAAGCAGAAAGCCATAGAGGCTCAAGGTGGCGGAGCGGGAGCTGGATCCCCAACTATGTTTCCGGGCATGTTTCCAACCTTTGGTAAAGTACAAGCGCCCATGGGCTTTAGTCCTCCGCGAGACGACACACCACAGAGCGATTCCCAAGACGATATTGATCCCGAAGCAAGCTACGAAGCTGCGCTCCAGGAGTGGAATAGCATTTATCGCTCGTTTGAGATTTTCAAGAGTCATCTTGGCCCCGGATTTCAGCCTATCAATGACGAATTCGGTGataaaaaaggaacaagGACGCCTTTTGGCAATGCCATTTACTTCAAGACATATTCCATCGCCGGCATCTGGATGAATTATTACATGGGATTCATCCATCTGTATCGAAGCCACCCCTCGATGCCTCCAGTGGCAATGAGGGCAGCAGGGCTAATGGCAAAGCAGACGGCGGGATTTGCCCTCAAGATTGGACAAATTGCCTTTGGACTTGCAGCAGATTGTTCTGAGTATGCAGAGATAAACACCTATCTTGGTGCTGCTCTTATTGAGAGCTCTTTTTGTGTCTTTGTTGCAGGGATACAA TATAAAGAAACAGCGCAGAGAGAATGGGTTATCCAGAGAATGCATGACATCGCGCGCCTCACAGGATGGCAGTCCGCCATGCAAATTGCCTGTGGATGTGAATCTGCATGGATCAAAGCAAGCACAATGGGTGGGCCAGAATATTCGCGACCAACAATTATCAATGATTTCCCATCTTCCATATGGAAAAACCCTCGCCGAATTGATAAGAAAATCGACGAATTAGAGTCAAACGATGAACGGCGGTTAGTACTGGCCAAGGCTGAAAGAACACATTACGCAATCGGGATACTAGCAATCGAAACAGAACTCGCGAGACTCGAATTACGAGACGATTTAAACTAA
- a CDS encoding uncharacterized protein (EggNog:ENOG41), with protein MAFTNAICIILPIFLCLSIVLCLVFFTVRATAHDDMPPRVSSSDPETVIDDDHLVLGTRKNPQRRITNIRDIFLRDERVYLGDEESDTQPLLSGELYDNPLEQPPSVHMVITGQGENMHGKHSINWHGTNTLNTPWAWMA; from the coding sequence ATGGCTTTCACAAACGCCATTTGCATAATTCTCCCCATTTTCCTCTGCTTGTCCATAGTCCTctgcctcgtcttcttcacgGTCCGCGCCACCGCGCATGACGACATGCCGCCGCGCGTATCCAGCAGCGACCCAGAGACGGTGATAGACGACGATCATCTCGTCCTGGGCACGCGCAAGAATCCTCAGAGGAGAATCACCAATATTCGCGATATATTCCTCCGCGATGAAAGGGTTTATCTTGGCGACGAAGAGAGTGATACGCAGCCTCTGCTTTCGGGCGAATTATACGACAATCCGCTGGAGCAACCCCCTTCAGTTCATATGGTTATTACAGGACAGGGTGAAAATATGCATGGAAAGCACTCAATCAACTGGCATGGGACAAATACGTTGAACACACCATGGGCATGGATGGCATAA